From a region of the Candidatus Poribacteria bacterium genome:
- the dgoD gene encoding galactonate dehydratase, translating into MARMRVTEVKTFLVGGSWRNWLIVKIETDAGIHGVGEATLEGKSKTVEGAVVELTRYIVGKDPFAIEKHFQEMYRRAFYAGGEVLTSAISGVETALWDIKGKALGVPVYELLGGRTRDRIKLYANAWYKQGMSPEEFERAAKEIVKLGAKGLKFNPWGGRPGIDFYRLDNNILNTGIDAVAAVREAVGPDIDLYIDCNGIFNTAANAVRAAKGVEQYNISFFEEPVPHENLDAMAYVRSKIDIPVATGERLFTIFSFQQLLERGGADIVQPDMSHCGGMLEARKIAAIADSHYAAFAPHNPNGEVSYASSVQLAACVPNFLVLEHFPPEPWRFDVCINPMIVEDGWLEIPDRPGLGVEFNEEVALEHPYEPIDLYNLHRPELQQKAPRYEGKLR; encoded by the coding sequence ATGGCACGTATGCGTGTAACTGAAGTCAAAACTTTTCTTGTCGGTGGAAGCTGGCGCAACTGGCTCATCGTGAAAATAGAGACCGATGCGGGCATCCACGGCGTCGGTGAGGCTACCCTCGAAGGCAAATCGAAAACGGTCGAAGGCGCGGTGGTCGAATTGACCCGCTACATTGTCGGCAAGGACCCGTTTGCCATAGAGAAGCATTTTCAGGAGATGTACCGGCGTGCATTTTACGCCGGCGGGGAAGTGTTGACCAGCGCAATCAGCGGAGTCGAGACAGCGCTGTGGGATATCAAGGGCAAGGCGCTTGGTGTGCCGGTATACGAACTACTCGGCGGTCGCACGCGCGATCGAATTAAGCTGTACGCCAACGCATGGTATAAGCAGGGTATGAGTCCCGAAGAATTTGAGCGGGCAGCAAAAGAGATCGTAAAACTTGGCGCAAAGGGATTGAAGTTCAATCCCTGGGGCGGGCGTCCCGGTATCGATTTCTATCGGTTGGATAACAATATCTTGAACACAGGGATTGACGCCGTAGCAGCCGTGCGGGAGGCGGTTGGACCGGATATCGACCTGTACATTGATTGCAACGGGATATTCAACACCGCCGCCAACGCGGTTCGGGCGGCGAAGGGTGTCGAGCAGTACAACATCAGTTTCTTTGAAGAACCTGTTCCACACGAAAATCTTGACGCAATGGCTTATGTGCGAAGCAAGATTGACATCCCCGTTGCCACAGGTGAACGACTGTTCACCATCTTCAGTTTTCAGCAACTGCTTGAGCGTGGCGGGGCAGACATCGTTCAGCCGGATATGTCGCACTGCGGTGGGATGCTTGAAGCGAGGAAGATTGCCGCAATCGCAGATTCGCACTACGCGGCATTCGCGCCGCACAACCCTAACGGGGAGGTATCCTACGCTTCCTCCGTTCAGCTCGCTGCGTGTGTTCCTAACTTCTTGGTATTAGAGCACTTTCCGCCCGAACCGTGGCGCTTCGATGTTTGCATAAATCCGATGATCGTCGAGGATGGCTGGCTTGAGATCCCTGACCGTCCGGGGTTGGGGGTCGAATTCAACGAGGAGGTCGCGCTGGAACATCCCTACGAACCGATTGACCTTTATAACCTACACCGCCCAGAGCTACAGCAGAAGGCACCCCGATACGAGGGCAAGCTGCGCTGA